A stretch of the Lolium perenne isolate Kyuss_39 chromosome 3, Kyuss_2.0, whole genome shotgun sequence genome encodes the following:
- the LOC127338451 gene encoding amino acid transporter AVT1I-like gives MAAQETSPAEPLLPGKDEQWSPQDDDKEAQLLPARISGTSFWRSCLNLSNVISGIGMLSVSYALSQGGWLSLALFVLVGAICYYTGKLIDRCMRADDSVRSYPDIGQLAFGPHGRRAIGVIMYIELYLVAVSFLILEGDNLDKLFPGASFDLAGCRVQGKQLFVLVAAAVILPTTWLKDLSVLAYVSAVGLVASVALTASLAWAAIAAEHGFHARKASTVLNVKGLPTSLSLYFVCFSGHGVFPTVYSSMKKNKDFPKVLLISSVLCSLNYALTAILGYLLYGDDVQAQVTLNLPTGKMYTKVAILTTLINPLAKYALVIQPIAEAIEAKLPIAERGLTRVLISTAVLASTVVVASTVPFFGYLMSFTGSSLNVIVAVLFPCLSYLQIYMPRSGVHRFEVVAIIGILVIGVCVAVVGTYTSVHQIIGTF, from the exons ATGGCGGCGCAGGAGACCTCTCCAGCCGAACCCCTGCTCCCGGGCAAAGATGAGCAATGGAGTCCACAAGACGACGACAAGGAGGCGCAGCTCCTCCCTGCTCGCATTTCCGGCACGTCCTTCTGGAGGAGCTGCCTCAACCTCAGCAATGTAATTTCAG GCATCGGGATGCTGTCCGTGTCATACGCGCTGTCGCAGGGTGGGTGGCTAAGCCTGGCGCTCTTCGTCCTCGTCGGCGCGATCTGCTACTACACGGGCAAGCTCATCGACCGCTGCATGCGCGCAGACGACTCCGTCAGGAGCTACCCCGACATTGGGCAGCTCGCCTTCGGGCCCCACGGCCGGAGAGCCATCGGCGTCATCATGTACATCGAGCTCTACCTCGTGGCCGTCAGCTTCCTCATCCTCGAGGGCGACAATCTCGACAAGCTCTTCCCTGGCGCAAGCTTCGACCTCGCGGGCTGCCGGGTGCAGGGGAAGCAGCTCTTCGTGCTTGTGGCCGCCGCTGTCATTCTCCCCACGACATGGCTCAAGGATCTCAGCGTGCTCGCATACGTGTCTGCGGTCGGGCTCGTGGCCTCGGTGGCCTTGACGGCGTCCCTTGCCTGGGCCGCCATAGCCGCCGAGCATGGCTTCCACGCAAGGAAGGCCAGCACCGTCTTGAACGTGAAAGGTCTGCCGACCTCCCTCAGCCTCTACTTCGTCTGCTTCTCCGGCCACGGCGTCTTCCCGACCGTGTACTCCTCGATGAAGAAAAACAAGGATTTTCCCAAG GTCCTGTTGATCTCTTCTGTATTGTGCAGCCTGAACTACGCACTGACAGCGATCCTGGGTTACCTGCTCTACGGCGACGACGTGCAGGCACAGGTGACGCTGAACCTGCCCACAGGCAAGATGTACACCAAGGTGGCCATCCTGACGACCCTGATCAACCCGCTGGCCAAGTACGCGCTCGTCATCCAGCCCATCGCGGAGGCGATCGAGGCGAAGCTGCCCATCGCCGAGAGGGGCCTGACCAGGGTGCTCATCAGCACCGCCGTGCTCGCCAGCACGGTGGTGGTCGCGTCCACCGTGCCCTTCTTCGGATACCTCATGTCATTCACCGGATCCTCCCTCAACGTCATCGTCGCCGTCCTCTTCCCGTGCCTGAGCTACCTCCAGATCTACATGCCCAGGTCAGGAGTCCACCGTTTCGAGGTTGTGGCGATCATCGGCATACTCGTCATCGGAGTGTGCGTTGCTGTTGTAGGCACTTACACCTCCGTGCACCAGATTATAGGCACGTTCTGA